A genomic stretch from Flavobacterium nitratireducens includes:
- a CDS encoding site-specific integrase produces the protein MEEFKREHLKVEFDGNIWIKMTRKKTKGIVSVPLLQPAKEILNKYQLDKKPLPIVSNQKFNSYLKEIAEITGIEKRLTHHIARKTFASTVLLYNEVPMEIVSELLGHSNMAITQVHYGKIVQKKISEEMSKLSNKLDK, from the coding sequence ATGGAAGAATTTAAAAGGGAACATCTTAAAGTTGAATTTGATGGCAATATCTGGATTAAAATGACTAGAAAAAAAACTAAAGGAATAGTTAGCGTTCCCCTCCTACAGCCAGCAAAGGAAATTTTAAATAAGTATCAACTTGATAAAAAACCTTTACCAATAGTTTCAAACCAAAAATTCAATTCTTATCTCAAAGAAATAGCTGAAATAACAGGAATAGAAAAAAGGTTAACACACCACATTGCGAGAAAAACATTTGCTTCAACCGTATTATTATACAATGAAGTACCAATGGAAATTGTATCTGAGCTATTAGGGCATTCTAATATGGCTATTACACAAGTACACTATGGTAAAATAGTTCAAAAGAAAATAAGTGAAGAAATGAGTAAATTATCAAATAAATTAGATAAATAA
- a CDS encoding helix-turn-helix domain-containing protein: MEKSELLKLVGKKIQKLRTERGMSQVDLVGLIERKIDTTNISRIESGRTNPTLYSLYRISQALEVPLKELVTFQNEND; this comes from the coding sequence ATGGAAAAGTCTGAATTGTTGAAGTTAGTGGGTAAAAAAATCCAAAAATTAAGAACAGAAAGAGGTATGTCTCAAGTGGATTTAGTGGGGTTGATAGAACGTAAAATTGACACTACTAATATCTCAAGAATTGAATCAGGAAGAACTAACCCAACACTATATAGCTTATACAGAATCAGTCAAGCTCTTGAAGTTCCATTAAAGGAATTAGTAACTTTTCAAAATGAAAACGATTAA
- a CDS encoding DUF5675 family protein: MVIELSRTYFPEGTNGKLTCEGKLICNVIELPWKKNEKRVSCIPEGKYFIRKRYSQKFKWHLEITGVENRSLILFHPANNALKELNGCIAPVTKLSGPGLGLLSRKAFEKLKVMVYSVLDKQESVMLLITSNL, encoded by the coding sequence ATGGTTATTGAATTATCCAGAACTTATTTCCCTGAAGGAACAAACGGAAAACTCACGTGTGAAGGTAAATTGATTTGCAACGTTATTGAATTACCTTGGAAGAAGAATGAAAAGAGAGTTTCTTGTATTCCTGAAGGGAAATATTTTATTAGAAAGCGGTATAGTCAGAAATTCAAATGGCATCTTGAAATTACTGGTGTTGAAAATAGAAGTTTGATTTTGTTTCATCCTGCCAATAATGCATTGAAAGAATTGAATGGTTGTATTGCTCCGGTTACTAAACTTTCTGGTCCAGGACTTGGATTACTTTCGAGAAAAGCTTTTGAGAAGTTAAAAGTGATGGTTTATTCAGTTTTGGACAAACAGGAAAGTGTTATGTTATTAATTACATCTAATTTATAG
- a CDS encoding SOS response-associated peptidase, which produces MCFHSKQTKLALEVQSRFKAKIKDLAVFKPSEHINGFEFPKTPIIIDENPTEILHYDWGLIPNWAKDQSIQKMTLNARIETVDEKPSFRDSVSKRCLVIANGFYEWQWHDTKGKNKTKYEIGIGNDDLYAYAGLYSQWTDKNTGEIKNTYTIVTTKANPLMAEIHNIKKRMPIILKPEDEIKWLSHDPIEKYSYPYEVNLVATKIDSPLTLF; this is translated from the coding sequence ATGTGTTTTCATTCCAAACAAACAAAATTAGCATTAGAGGTACAATCTCGCTTTAAAGCTAAAATTAAAGACTTAGCTGTTTTTAAACCATCTGAACACATCAATGGATTTGAATTTCCTAAAACTCCAATTATTATAGATGAAAACCCAACTGAAATTTTGCATTACGATTGGGGGTTGATACCGAATTGGGCTAAAGATCAAAGCATTCAAAAAATGACGTTAAATGCAAGAATAGAAACCGTAGATGAAAAACCTTCATTTAGGGATTCTGTTAGTAAAAGATGCCTAGTAATAGCGAATGGATTTTATGAATGGCAATGGCACGATACAAAAGGGAAAAACAAAACAAAATATGAAATAGGAATTGGCAACGACGATTTGTATGCTTATGCAGGCTTATATTCTCAATGGACTGATAAAAACACTGGAGAGATAAAAAACACCTACACAATTGTTACAACAAAAGCTAATCCTCTTATGGCTGAAATCCATAACATAAAAAAAAGAATGCCTATTATTTTGAAACCTGAAGATGAAATAAAATGGTTAAGCCATGATCCTATTGAAAAATACTCGTATCCTTATGAAGTCAATTTAGTAGCAACAAAAATTGATTCGCCATTGACTCTATTTTAA
- a CDS encoding LexA family protein: MKLRSLHTTQTLEFYIPDYSSKLELPFFDVGISAGFPSPADDFIELTIDLNKHLIKHKDSTFFAKVKGNSMINAGIYDGDLLVIDKSLEPQNNKIAVCQIDGEFTVKRIKKEKDIVWLIAENEEYEPIKVTPENELMIWGIVIHSIKTF, translated from the coding sequence ATGAAATTAAGAAGTTTACATACTACTCAAACATTGGAATTTTATATCCCAGACTATTCTTCAAAATTAGAATTACCTTTTTTTGACGTAGGTATTAGTGCAGGATTCCCATCACCTGCTGATGATTTCATTGAACTTACCATTGATTTAAACAAACACTTAATAAAGCATAAAGACTCTACTTTTTTTGCAAAAGTTAAAGGTAACTCGATGATTAATGCAGGAATATATGATGGAGATTTATTAGTAATTGATAAAAGTCTTGAACCACAAAACAACAAAATAGCAGTTTGTCAAATTGATGGTGAATTTACCGTTAAAAGAATTAAAAAAGAAAAAGATATTGTTTGGCTTATAGCTGAAAATGAAGAATATGAACCAATAAAAGTTACCCCTGAAAATGAATTAATGATTTGGGGTATTGTGATACATAGTATAAAAACTTTCTAA
- a CDS encoding Y-family DNA polymerase: protein MFALVDCNNFYASCQRVFEPHLIGKPIVVLSNNDGCVIARSNEAKALGIPMGAPAFEFKKVFEDNNVFVFSSNYALYGDMSSRVMNILSTYTPDIEIYSIDEAFLKFKGFDLFDFNEYGLKIQRTVTKSTGIPISIGFAPTKALAKVANKIAKKFPERTKSVYVINDEEKRIKALKWTKIEDVWGIGRKHTKRLQAKKVFTAYQFTQLPDEWVRKEMAVVGLRIKHELEGKQTLDLETPKNKKMIATTRSFEKSLISFDDVSERISTFTASCSEKLRKQGSHCNMVMVFLQTNYHRQDQKQYSRNIVINTDFPTNSTIELNHYTQIGLKAIFKEGFQYKKAGVIVMGLTPNDKIQLSLFNTSNPKHQPLMSVIDKLNKSYGTNKIKFATQSLGRQWKMRQEKLSPSYTTRIKDIITIKV, encoded by the coding sequence ATGTTTGCTTTAGTAGACTGCAATAATTTCTATGCCTCATGTCAAAGGGTATTTGAACCTCATTTAATTGGCAAACCTATAGTAGTTTTATCCAATAATGATGGTTGTGTTATTGCACGTTCTAATGAAGCTAAAGCATTGGGAATTCCTATGGGTGCTCCAGCATTTGAATTTAAAAAAGTTTTTGAGGATAATAATGTTTTTGTCTTTTCATCTAATTACGCATTATATGGCGATATGAGTTCCCGAGTTATGAATATACTTTCTACTTATACACCAGATATTGAAATTTACAGCATTGACGAAGCATTCTTAAAATTCAAAGGTTTTGATTTATTTGACTTCAATGAGTATGGTTTAAAAATTCAACGTACAGTCACAAAAAGTACTGGAATACCTATTAGTATTGGTTTTGCTCCAACAAAAGCTTTAGCTAAAGTTGCTAATAAAATAGCTAAAAAATTTCCTGAACGAACTAAAAGTGTGTATGTAATAAATGATGAAGAAAAAAGAATTAAAGCCCTCAAATGGACTAAAATTGAAGATGTTTGGGGTATAGGAAGAAAGCATACTAAGCGTTTACAAGCAAAAAAAGTATTTACAGCCTATCAATTTACTCAGCTTCCAGATGAATGGGTTCGTAAAGAAATGGCTGTTGTTGGGCTAAGAATTAAACACGAATTGGAAGGTAAACAAACACTGGATTTGGAAACTCCTAAGAATAAAAAAATGATTGCTACTACACGTTCATTTGAAAAATCACTAATAAGTTTTGATGATGTTTCAGAAAGAATCTCAACTTTTACAGCATCATGTTCTGAAAAATTAAGAAAACAAGGAAGTCATTGCAATATGGTTATGGTTTTTCTTCAAACAAACTATCATCGACAGGATCAAAAGCAATATTCTAGAAATATTGTTATCAATACAGACTTCCCAACCAACTCAACTATTGAGCTAAATCATTATACTCAAATTGGATTAAAAGCTATTTTCAAGGAAGGATTTCAATACAAAAAGGCAGGTGTTATTGTTATGGGATTAACCCCAAATGATAAAATACAATTGTCATTATTTAACACTTCCAATCCAAAGCACCAACCATTAATGTCTGTAATAGACAAACTCAATAAGAGCTACGGAACTAACAAAATAAAATTTGCAACACAATCACTTGGTAGACAATGGAAAATGCGTCAGGAAAAACTATCTCCATCTTACACCACTAGAATCAAGGATATTATTACCATAAAAGTATAA
- a CDS encoding DUF1810 domain-containing protein — translation MANSYDLSRYLEGQKSTYNNALAEIQQGKKQSHWMWFIFPQIIGLGFTDYNIFYAIKNIEEAKEYYYHPVLGKRLIEITTAFLNIKNKTALDILGKPDTRKLKSCMTLFLQVPNASTIFQDVLDKFYDGEQDQKTLEILQKQIN, via the coding sequence ATGGCTAATTCATACGATTTATCAAGATATTTAGAGGGACAAAAAAGTACTTATAATAATGCTTTGGCAGAAATCCAACAGGGTAAAAAACAATCTCATTGGATGTGGTTTATATTTCCTCAAATTATTGGATTAGGTTTTACTGACTATAATATTTTCTATGCCATTAAAAATATTGAAGAAGCAAAAGAATACTATTATCATCCTGTTCTTGGTAAAAGACTAATCGAAATAACAACAGCATTTTTAAATATCAAAAATAAAACAGCTTTAGATATTTTAGGTAAACCTGATACACGCAAACTAAAATCGTGTATGACTTTATTTTTGCAAGTACCAAATGCTTCAACTATATTCCAAGATGTCCTTGACAAATTTTATGATGGAGAACAAGATCAAAAAACTTTAGAAATTCTACAAAAACAAATTAATTAA